The following are from one region of the Coffea eugenioides isolate CCC68of chromosome 2, Ceug_1.0, whole genome shotgun sequence genome:
- the LOC113759241 gene encoding flowering-promoting factor 1-like, which yields MSGVWVFSNGVVRLVENPGEYQGSSSRRKVLVHLASNEVITSYSVLESKLQSLGWERYYDDPDLLQFHKRSTIDLISLPKDFRKFKSMHMYDIVVKNRDEFEVRDMQ from the coding sequence ATGTCGGGGGTGTGGGTTTTCAGCAATGGTGTTGTCCGTCTGGTGGAGAATCCTGGTGAGTATCAAGGTTCTAGTTCTCGTCGCAAAGTGCTCGTCCATCTGGCAAGTAATGAAGTCATAACATCGTATTCTGTCCTCGAGAGCAAGCTGCAATCTCTGGGATGGGAGAGATACTATGATGATCCTGACCTCCTTCAGTTCCATAAGAGATCAACTATTGACCTCATCTCTCTTCCCAAGGACTTTAGAAAGTTCAAGTCCATGCATATGTATGATATTGTCGTCAAGAATCGTGATGAGTTTGAAGTTAGGGACATGCAATAA
- the LOC113756208 gene encoding magnesium-dependent phosphatase 1-like isoform X1 codes for MGDEKVKNEAMEIMGLFQVLPRLIVFDLDYTIWPFYWLTIFVKVKESKYQKMGDEKVKNEAMEIMGLFQVLPRLIVFDLDYTIWPFYCECRSKREMPSLYPHARGILYALKDKGVDVAVASRSPTADIANTYLDKLGIKSMFVAKEIFSSWTHKTDHFQRINQRTGVPYNAMLFFDDEDRNIETVSKMGVTSILVRNGVNLAALREGLSKFSQNLAKIDRNKQKWLKFSQKPGSSERDKE; via the exons atGGGAGACGAGAAGGTGAAGAATGAAGCAATGGAGATAATGGGACTATTTCAAGTGCTCCCTCGCCTTATCGTCTTCGATCTTGATTACACCATCTGGCCTTTCTACTGGTTAACCATTTTTGTGAAGgttaaagaatcaaaatatcaaaagatGGGAGACGAGAAGGTGAAGAATGAAGCAATGGAGATAATGGGACTATTTCAAGTGCTCCCTCGCCTTATCGTCTTCGATCTTGATTACACCATCTGGCCTTTCTACTG TGAGTGTCGCTccaaacgtgaaatgccatcgCTCTACCCTCATGCCAGAGGCATATTATATGCACTCAAGGACAAGGGCGTTGATGTTGCTGTTGCCTCGAGATCACCAACAGCAGATATAGCAAACACATATCTTGACAAATTGGGGATAAAGTCAATGTTTGTTGCTAAG GAAATATTTTCCAGTTGGACTCATAAAACAGATCATTTTCAGAGAATAAACCAGAGGACTGGTGTGCCCTATAATGCAATGCTCttttttgatgatgaagatcgGAATATAGAAACG GTGTCAAAAATGGGCGTGACAAGCATATTGGTGCGCAATGGGGTAAACCTTGCTGCTTTGAGAGAAGGACTTTCaaagttttctcaaaatttAGCTAAAATTGATAGGAACAAGCAAAAGTGGCTGAAATTTTCGCAAAAACCAGGTTCATCAGAAAGGGACAAGGAATGA
- the LOC113756208 gene encoding magnesium-dependent phosphatase 1-like isoform X2 — protein sequence MGDEKVKNEAMEIMGLFQVLPRLIVFDLDYTIWPFYCECRSKREMPSLYPHARGILYALKDKGVDVAVASRSPTADIANTYLDKLGIKSMFVAKEIFSSWTHKTDHFQRINQRTGVPYNAMLFFDDEDRNIETVSKMGVTSILVRNGVNLAALREGLSKFSQNLAKIDRNKQKWLKFSQKPGSSERDKE from the exons atGGGAGACGAGAAGGTGAAGAATGAAGCAATGGAGATAATGGGACTATTTCAAGTGCTCCCTCGCCTTATCGTCTTCGATCTTGATTACACCATCTGGCCTTTCTACTG TGAGTGTCGCTccaaacgtgaaatgccatcgCTCTACCCTCATGCCAGAGGCATATTATATGCACTCAAGGACAAGGGCGTTGATGTTGCTGTTGCCTCGAGATCACCAACAGCAGATATAGCAAACACATATCTTGACAAATTGGGGATAAAGTCAATGTTTGTTGCTAAG GAAATATTTTCCAGTTGGACTCATAAAACAGATCATTTTCAGAGAATAAACCAGAGGACTGGTGTGCCCTATAATGCAATGCTCttttttgatgatgaagatcgGAATATAGAAACG GTGTCAAAAATGGGCGTGACAAGCATATTGGTGCGCAATGGGGTAAACCTTGCTGCTTTGAGAGAAGGACTTTCaaagttttctcaaaatttAGCTAAAATTGATAGGAACAAGCAAAAGTGGCTGAAATTTTCGCAAAAACCAGGTTCATCAGAAAGGGACAAGGAATGA
- the LOC113759242 gene encoding pelargonidin 3-O-(6-caffeoylglucoside) 5-O-(6-O-malonylglucoside) 4'''-malonyltransferase-like, whose product MKMMMMEVKVLSRKLIQPSTPTPHDLRNFRIAFTDEMSPTANVPLILYYVNNSSKADDKTRIKQLLETSLAQVLPQFYPLAGRYVEESRLIDCRDQGVHYAEAQVLNCHLHQLLGPEMKPEQLNDLLPCPLYAADGVTDPLLSIQVSTFECGGMAIGVCISHRIADAATLGTFLCAWADACSLEEGRENVCPVFNSSHYFPGRNLPKLELRIPQTNGQDVPKILTRRFVFDGRAISKIRSKVLMNCENGTTKHQYTRVQLVSGLFIRALLGLDRAKYGRSRASLITHTVNLRNKTSPPIPKHSCGNFCTFAVANCAAEQAKSPGLQGTVNLVGDAVRKTAADCARILNSGEDGNMVIIDSFKHVTEIICNSGGDLNVIMFTSWCRFPLYEVDFGWGKPIWISPASIPAPNSCVMMDTKDGDGIEAWLSLDEKDMYMLQQDHDITTFTAA is encoded by the coding sequence atgaagatgatgatgatggaaGTTAAGGTTCTATCTAGGAAGCTCATTCAACCATCAACTCCTACTCCCCATGACCTTAGAAACTTCCGTATAGCTTTCACTGATGAAATGTCTCCAACAGCGAACGTCCCACTGATTCTCTACTATGTCAACAACAGCAGCAAAGCTGACGACAAGACTAGGATCAAACAGTTGCTGGAGACCTCGTTAGCTCAGGTATTACCCCAGTTCTACCCTCTAGCAGGAAGGTACGTCGAGGAAAGTCGCCTCATTGATTGTAGAGATCAAGGTGTTCATTACGCAGAAGCACAGGTCCTGAACTGCCATCTGCATCAACTTCTTGGACCGGAGATGAAACCTGAGCAGCTCAACGATCTCCTTCCGTGCCCGCTTTACGCCGCTGATGGAGTCACGGATCCACTGTTGTCAATTCAGGTTAGCACGTTTGAATGTGGTGGTATGGCGATCGGCGTGTGCATTTCCCACAGGATTGCAGATGCAGCCACCCTGGGCACATTTCTCTGTGCCTGGGCTGATGCATGCAGTCTAGAAGAAGGCAGGGAAAACGTCTGCCCTGTTTTCAATTCCTCCCATTACTTCCCTGGAAGAAACTTGCCTAAGCTTGAGCTTCGAATCCCACAAACCAATGGCCAGGATGTCCCTAAGATATTGACGAGGAGGTTTGTGTTTGATGGAAGGGCGATAAGCAAAATTCGGTCCAAAGTCTTGATGAACTGCGAAAATGGCACAACCAAGCATCAGTATACAAGAGTGCAATTGGTTTCCGGCCTCTTTATAAGGGCTCTTCTTGGACTTGATCGAGCAAAATATGGACGTTCAAGAGCTTCACTCATTACGCATACAGTAAATTTGAGGAACAAAACTTCTCCACCTATTCCAAAACATTCTTGTGGGAACTTCTGTACTTTCGCGGTAGCCAATTGCGCCGCGGAGCAAGCCAAAAGCCCAGGGCTTCAAGGCACTGTAAATCTTGTTGGGGATGCAGTCAGGAAAACCGCAGCAGATTGCGCGAGAATTCTCAACTCTGGGGAGGATGGAAACATGGTGATCATCGATTCCTTTAAACATGTCACTGAAATTATATGCAACAGTGGTGGAGATCTGAATGTTATTATGTTTACTAGCTGGTGCCGGTTTCCACTCTACGAAGTTGATTTTGGGTGGGGAAAACCGATTTGGATAAGCCCTGCTAGCATACCTGCACCGAATTCTTGTGTGATGATGGACACCAAAGATGGCGATGGCATCGAAGCATGGTTGAGTTTGGACGAGAAAGATATGTATATGCTCCAACAGGATCACGACATCACAACTTTTACGGCCGCCTGA